The Aspergillus luchuensis IFO 4308 DNA, chromosome 7, nearly complete sequence genome has a segment encoding these proteins:
- a CDS encoding VIT1/CCC1 transporter family protein (COG:S;~EggNog:ENOG410PHKX;~InterPro:IPR008217;~PFAM:PF01988;~TransMembrane:5 (i64-82o94-116i193-217o229-249i261-283o);~go_function: GO:0005384 - manganese ion transmembrane transporter activity [Evidence IEA];~go_process: GO:0030026 - cellular manganese ion homeostasis [Evidence IEA]): MSISSLRGLLSSYSPVSEGFSQPDLEKEVHVSLRNGDDSESSSSRSVCREKAEKKESKIVDGRIVSDAIIGLSDGMTVPFALTAGLSALGDTKVVVFGGMAELIAGAISMGLGGYLGAKSEEESYRATLKETKQEILTDPASVTETISDVFAPYDLPAELVGELTRHLSSSPNLPSFLMNFHHTVQEPSGSRAFICALTIALGYFIGGFVPLLPYFFVGPHDVLSALRWSIATMAVALFLFGYGKTCFVSGWKGYRNIRRGVIGGLQMVLVGGVAAGSAMGLVKGFQMLADSHGHEH, translated from the exons ATGTCgatctcttctcttcgaggCCTTCTTTCCAGTTACTCTCCCGTTTCAGAGGGATTCAGTCAACCTGATCTGGAAAAAGAGGTTCACGTTTCCCTTCGAAATGGTGACGACAGCgagtcttcctcatcccggTCTGTCTGCCGGGAAaaagcggagaagaaggagtccAAGATTGTTGACGGACGTATCGTCTCCGACGCTATTATCGGTCTCTCCGACGGCATGACGGTTCCTTTTGCTCTAACCGCAGGCTTATCTGCTCTGGGAGACACCAAGGTCGTGGTTTTTGGCGGCATGGCCGAACTCATTGCAGGAGCCATCTCCATGGGACTGGGAGGCTACTTGGGTGCAAAGAGCGAAGA GGAGTCCTACCGCGCAACCCTGAAAGAAACGAAGCAAGAGATCCTGACTGACCCCGCTTCGGTGACCGAGACGATCTCCGATGTCTTTGCGCCCTATGATCTCCCCGCAGAACTTGTGGGAGAGCTCACGCGAcacctctcctcatcccctaacctcccctccttcctcatGAATTTCCATCACACCGTCCAAGAACCTTCTGGCTCTCGTGCCTTCATCTGCGCCTTGACCATTGCACTGGGATACTTCATCGGTGGCTTCGTGCCACTCTTGCCCTACTTCTTCGTTGGGCCTCATGATGTTCTCTCTGCTCTGCGCTGGTCAATCGCCACGATGGCCGTTGCTCTGTTTCTGTTCGGATACGGCAAGACATGCTTTGTGAGCGGATGGAAGGGATATCGGAACATCAGACGCGGCGTCATTGGCGGCTTGCAGATGGTTCTAGTCGGAGGTGTTGCAGCAGGCTCTGCAATGGGGCTGGTGAAGGGATTCCAGATGCTGGCAGACTCTCATGGGCATGAGCATTAG